The proteins below come from a single Ictalurus punctatus breed USDA103 chromosome 29, Coco_2.0, whole genome shotgun sequence genomic window:
- the lcorl gene encoding uncharacterized protein lcorl isoform X4, which produces MGRGCCKISAYSTVCVCFSDCEPEATADWSTDVRCSFCNLQLEKISDRLPDSPPHAETPPQGINTSDTLQCQADQFLHAVLHKKEFPESCDPIIPLAAQELMRKMIRQFAVEYAHKIQTVENQNAITQTEPDGPLDLTLSRNTPCAQQADGVLDLSKKNTPSLNTLAQQRLSGCLETERGEERRGTALEEVMTSLCAHHRVLLLHILQEMTPFLPKDERGVVAAQRDVRGTAGTPRSEHGGHCCRADESLCVLSSCVAAGCVCPCKLGVCALRSLCVCMKSCSGSSCRSVALGCAGRCARSRIPLCQNTHGNDITHGAHTGSVTHSRCHSPSPPPLSPKPQDAESSRDPDMPGLNTHTLNTQPPPLLPHNTHTDQTLTPETQAKPEHLIDLMDKFTDTLMEASEREWSVQTHAGDSVKACDDTHLTEIITTVLHSSSEKDYNLKELFEQHLASEKRSPQTRSQRRQEVMEAISRSHDQPATRRQSLQIKRDLARLEPDISRKKKRKTYPITQGTHAQRPDTPTSDAQSPDAPASHAQSPDAPNTHAPSPDTPNTHAPSPDTPNTHAPSPDTPYTHAPSPDTPASHAPSPDTPKTHAPSPDTPKTHAPSPDTPKTHAPSPDTPYTHAPSPDTPASHAPSPDTPASHAPSPDTPYTHAPSPDTPYTHAPSPDTPYTHAPSPDTPASHAPSPDTPASHAPSPDTPASHAPSPDTPASHAPSPDTPASHAPSPDTPASHAPSPDTPASHAPSPDTPASHAPSPDTPYTHAPSPDTPASHAPSPDTPASHAPSPDTPASHAQSPDTTSMLSPSSDTLNSHTKSTVTIKLHAQSPDTPNTQAQRADTPNTQAQNQDTTNTHAPSQDTPNTHSNISVTCTEKAEPCGTLRSRRNIVRPQHLSSYVTEPRKMFYAACRSAKANSTPTHGTDTIEPPPSALTEQPKTPPASPNKRKLRKDENSEQSHAERRPRVTTRRSEGITQSPSPVTNDSTDTDDVKYISPIKLMLVSTIKDEDGVKYTLRAAQPQNDEESFDPCVEASWAGNTIKEQAKDKTIVTTSNERTEKLSTEDSANTEGLSDCVNSVNETDPTIKRRPGRPKKLKAPIEKAVKRPIGRPRKFKPGDTNAVSGEDTEKQRAEDVSSGEDGNKNLKIIITYGRRKARRMVCEGHVPTEQSKGNGASLKQSSNAEENAQSTQAQVSMKKDHFNLVMPVEDRKCLTHSVMCPKQSDEAGTRRPGRPAKVKISGISVTVTTVSPRQRKIHMKRDVRETAVQRRALVTQLELNEEQETITEEMQASVRHSVRERRPSIHLLRCVAMSRSNTQTPRSRKLLLNRANVTHQETQQHEPQNANDTKTRPNTSPQDAVHFPAESVESLFDANLRWWPTSASPESLKQEMNRRLDVMKETWVSDTTDASTSDEDNGSAPSSSSVRMLFERDCSMETLCSWFMQTTETQSLAIVKKANNRNPCEVFQYSSVQASNRPNLCSSLQAERLRKCVKKFATVVPKSPAKLRRAQAQIRGAQNGYTKQRVSDTTHTDTEKSQQCGAWRLYRTVLDRARSRFKSRTKNTDVDYKSLNEQEENGIQPASVSEHGLLNTVQSKSRRTSTQQKQIAANAWSAHTLRECKVFLKKLNSANTRSPSEECNDCTVRFSVSPAGGGSVQHRGQGVRKCIKLEKRSNSGPSTRQQSKVNRKGRHSCTNVSPPSPKRQRSSRGVMAAKWSDFILGPAR; this is translated from the exons CTGtttggagacagagagaggagaggagcggAGAGGTACGGCGCTGGAGGAGGTGATGACATCGCTTTGTGCTCACCACAGAGTCCTGCTGTTGCACATCCTGCAGGAAATGACGCCATTCTTGCCAAAGGACGAGCGTGGGGTGGTGGCGGCTCAGAGGGACGTGCGTGGGACAGCAGGGACTCCGAGGAGCGAGCACGGTGGACACTGCTGTCGTGCTGACGAATCGCTGTGTGTGTTGAGTAGCTGTGTTGCGGCCGGGTGTGTATGCCCGTGCAAGCTTGGAGTGTGCGCGCTGCgttccttgtgtgtgtgcatgaagagCTGTAGCGGATCCTCCTGTCGGAGCGTCGCACTCGGGTGTGCCGGCCGCTGCGCTCGCTCCCGGATACCGCTGTGCCAGAACACACACGGCAACGACATCACGCACGGTGCACACACAGGTAGCGTCACACACTCGCGCTGCCACAGTCCATCCCCTCCCCCGCTGTCGCCGAAACCGCAGGACGCCGAGAGCAGTCGTGATCCAGACATGCCCGGGCTGAACACGCACACCCTGAATACACAGCCTCCACCTCTCCTtcctcacaacacacacactgatcaaaCACTGACGCCCGAGACACAAGCCAAGCCTGAACACTTAATAGACTTGATGGACAAGTTCACCGACACGCTCATGGAAGCGTCGGAGCGAGAGTGGAGTGTGCAGACGCATGCGGGCGACAGCGTGAAAGCGTGTGATGACACGCACCTGACCGAGATCATCACCACCGTCTTGCACAGCAGCAGTGAGAAAGACTACAACCTGAAGGAGCTCTTCGAGCAACACCTCGCCTCTGAGAAACGATCCCCTCAGACCCGCTCACAGAGGCGACAGGAAGTGATGGAGGCCATAAGCAGGTCGCATGACCAACCCGCAACACGCAGGCAAAGCCTACAGATCAAACGCGACCTTGCGCGACTTGAACCCGACATTTctaggaagaagaagaggaagacgtACCCGATTACCCAAGGCACACACGCTCAGCGCCCTGACACGCCCACCTCAGACGCTCAGAGCCCGGACGCGCCCGCCTCACACGCTCAGAGCCCGGACGCGCCCAACACACACGCTCCGAGCCCGGACACGCCCAACACACACGCTCCGAGCCCGGACACGCCCAACACACACGCTCCGAGCCCGGACACGCCCTACACACACGCTCCGAGCCCTGACACGCCCGCCTCACACGCTCCGAGCCCGGACACGCCCAAAACACACGCTCCGAGCCCGGACACGCCCAAAACACACGCTCCGAGCCCGGACACGCCCAAAACACACGCTCCGAGCCCggacacaccctacacacacgcTCCGAGCCCTGACACGCCCGCCTCACACGCTCCGAGCCCTGACACGCCCGCCTCACACGCTCCGAGCCCGGACACGCCCTACACACACGCTCCGAGCCCTGACACGCCCTACACACACGCTCCGAGCCCTGACACGCCCTACACACACGCTCCGAGCCCTGACACGCCCGCCTCACACGCTCCGAGCCCTGACACGCCCGCCTCACACGCTCCGAGCCCTGACACGCCCGCCTCACACGCTCCGAGCCCGGACACGCCCGCCTCACACGCTCCGAGCCCGGACACGCCCGCCTCACACGCTCCGAGCCCGGACACGCCCGCCTCACACGCTCCGAGCCCGGACACGCCCGCCTCACACGCTCCGAGCCCGGACACGCCCGCCTCACACGCTCCGAGCCCGGACACGCCCTACACACACGCTCCGAGCCCGGACACGCCCGCCTCACACGCTCCGAGCCCGGACACGCCCGCCTCACACGCTCCGAGCCCGGACACGCCCGCCTCACACGCTCAGAGCCCGGACACAACCAGCATGCTCAGTCCGAGCTCAGACACGCTCAACTCACACACTAAGAGCACGGTCACAATTAAGTTACATGCTCAGAGCCCAGACACGCCCAACACACAGGCTCAGAGGGCAGACACGCCCAACACACAGGCTCAGAACCAAGACACAACCAACACACACGCTCCGAGTCAAGACACGCCCAACACACATAGTAACATATCAGTGACGTGTACAGAGAAAGCAGAGCCCTGTGGCACTTTGAGGTCACGGCGGAACATTGTCCGCCCTCAACACTTGTCTTCTTATGTCACCGAGCCAAGGAAGATGTTTTACGCTGCCTGTCGCTCTGCTAAAGCTAACAGTACCCCAACACATGGCACCGACACGATTGAACCCCCACCCAGTGCTCTGACAGAACAACCCAAAACTCCACCTGCTTCACCTAACAAGAGAAAACTCCGTAAGGACGAGAACAGTGAACAGTCTCATGCTGAACGTCGACCAAGGGTAACGACACGCCGTTCTGAAGGCATAACACAATCCCCAAGTCCTGTTACCAATGACTCCACAGACACTGACGACGTCAAGTACATCAGTCCAATAAAACTCATGCTAGTGTCGACTATTAAAGATGAAGATGGCGTTAAGTACACACTCAGAGCTGCACAACCACAAAATGATGAAGAATCGTTCGATCCGTGTGTGGAGGCGTCGTGGGCGGGAAACACAATCAAAGAGCAGGCCAAGGATAAAACTATAGTGACGACAAGCAACGAGCGTACCGAAAAGCTCTCTACAGAAGACTCTGCTAACACAGAGGGTCTCAGCGACTGTGTAAATAGCGTTAATGAGACTGATCCGACTATTAAGAGGCGCCCTGGACGACCCAAAAAGCTAAAAGCTCCAATAGAGAAAGCAGTGAAGCGTCCAATCGGCCGACCGCGGAAATTCAAACCAGGGGACACAAATGCGGTTTCCGGTGAGGACACGGAAAAACAAAGAGCAGAAGATGTGTCGAGCGGAGAGGATGGCAATAAAAACCTAAAGATCATCATTACATACGGGAGGCGGAAAGCACGTAGGATGGTGTGTGAAGGACACGTTCCTACAGAACAAAGCAAAGGTAATGGAGCTTCTTTAAAACAAAGCAGCAATGCAGAAGAGAATGCGCAGTCCACACAGGCACAAGTCAGCATGAAGAAGGATCACTTTAACCTAGTCATGCCTGTGGAGGACAGGAAGTGTCTCACGCATTCAGTCATGTGTCCAAAGCAGAGTGACGAAGCGGGGACCAGGAGACCAGGACGACCGGCTAAGGTCAAAATCTCAGGGATTTCCGTTACTGTTACCACGGTTTCACCACGGCAGCGCAAAATCCACATGAAGCGAGACGTGAGAGAAACAGCTGTACAGCGACGGGCACTGGTCACGCAACTGGAACTGAATGAAGAACAGGAGACAATCACTGAGGAAATGCAAGCCTCCGTTAGACACTCGGTCAGAGAAAGAAGACCTTCCATCCATCTGCTGCGGTGTGTCGCGATGTCACGTtctaacacacagacacccagATCTCGCAAACTGCTGCTGAACAGAGCTAACGTAACCCACCAGGAGACGCAACAGCATGAACCTCAAAACGCTAATGACACTAAGACCAGGCCAAACACTTCTCCACAGGATGCCGTCCATTTCCCAGCAGAGTCGGTCGAGTCCCTCTTTGATGCAAATCTGCGGTGGTGGCCGACGTCCGCGTCACCCGAGTCGTTAAAGCAAGAGATGAACAGGCGGCTCGACGTGATGAAAGAGACGTGGGTTTCGGACACGACAGACGCAAGCACGTCAGATGAGGACAACGGCTCTGCTCCAAGTTCGTCCTCGGTGAGGATGCTGTTTGAGCGAGACTGCAGCATGGAGACGCTGTGCTCCTGGTTCATGCAGACAACCGAGACGCAGTCTCTCGCCATCGTAAAGAAGGCCAACAACCGAAATCCATGCGAGGTTTTTCAGTATAGCTCAGTCCAGGCGAGTAATAGACCGAACTTATGCTCGAGTCTGCAAGCAGAGCGGCTCAGGAAATGCGTCAAGAAATTCGCTACGGTTGTCCCTAAAAGCCCGGCGAAACTCCGGCGAGCACAAGCGCAGATCCGCGGCGCACAAAACGGCTACACCAAGCAACGTGTGTCAGACACGACACACACCGATACCGAGAAATCACAGCAGTGTGGAGCGTGGCGCCTTTATAGAACTGTGCTAGATCGAGCAAGATCACGATTCAAATCCAGGACCAAGAACACCGACGTAGACTATAAAAGCCTTAACGAGCAGGAGGAGAACGGGATTCAGCCTGCGAGTGTGTCTGAACACGGTCTACTGAACACAGTACAGAGCAAGTCCCGCAGGACATCGACTCAGCAAAAGCAGATCGCTGCTAATGCCTGGAGTGCGCACACACTGAGGGAGTGCAAGGTGTTTCTGAAGAAGTTAAACTCCGCCAACACACGCTCACCGTCTGAGGAGTGTAACGACTGCACGGTGAGGTTCAGCGTATCGCCTGCCGGAGGCGGGTCTGTGCAACATCGGGGACAAGGGGTCAGAAAGTGCATTAAACTGGAGAAGAGGAGTAACTCGGGCCCCTCCACACGGCAGCAGAGTAAGGTAAACAGGAAAGGAAGGCACTCCTGCACAAATGTTTCGCCTCCATCACCGAAACGGCAGCGCAGCAGCAGAGGAGTGATGGCAGCCAAGTGGTCCGACTTTATACTCG GTCCGGCCCGATAG